From Cyanobium sp. Tous-M-B4, the proteins below share one genomic window:
- the cbiD gene encoding cobalt-precorrin-5B (C(1))-methyltransferase CbiD: MNQTEPASADVTAGYTVPVWLTAAARAALVSLLGQPWQRHQPLWLHPEAEAAGELPAQVPVQAAAPLADGWVLAMACCDPGPEVLDLTRGLQLWVQLRWLEGPGKWLELRAGEGVGVLQASGEACVSAYAEQLLECNLQPLVPLGKRLELQVVIPEGRRLAERTSNAAFGVVDGLALIGTQAEVQRSAGPDQLAQALAALRERAAAPAFCADLVLVIGENGLDLAPRLGLPPELLLKAGNWLGPLLVAAAEAGVRRLLLLGYQGKLIKLAGGIFHTHHHLADGRAEVLTALAALAGLGGESLQALHDAPTVEAALGDLAQRDAPRAERLRQAIAAAVEQRSLRYLARYGQESMVVGAVLFDRSRQICGQGPVGLELLTALRSHARSDA; encoded by the coding sequence CTGAATCAAACCGAGCCTGCCTCGGCGGATGTCACTGCCGGATACACCGTGCCGGTGTGGCTCACGGCCGCAGCCCGGGCGGCCCTGGTGAGCCTGCTGGGCCAGCCCTGGCAGCGTCACCAGCCCCTTTGGCTCCATCCCGAAGCCGAGGCGGCCGGCGAGCTGCCCGCCCAGGTGCCGGTGCAAGCGGCCGCGCCCTTGGCCGATGGCTGGGTGCTGGCCATGGCCTGCTGTGATCCGGGGCCGGAGGTGCTCGACCTCACCCGTGGCTTGCAGCTATGGGTGCAATTGCGCTGGCTGGAGGGGCCAGGTAAGTGGCTCGAGTTGCGGGCTGGCGAGGGGGTGGGGGTGCTGCAGGCCAGTGGTGAGGCGTGCGTGTCGGCCTATGCCGAACAGCTGCTCGAGTGCAACCTGCAGCCCCTAGTGCCGCTGGGAAAGCGTTTGGAGCTGCAGGTGGTGATCCCAGAGGGCAGGCGTCTGGCCGAGCGCACCAGCAATGCAGCTTTTGGGGTGGTGGATGGCCTGGCCTTGATCGGCACCCAGGCTGAGGTGCAGCGCAGCGCCGGCCCCGACCAGCTGGCCCAGGCCCTGGCGGCCCTGCGCGAACGCGCCGCAGCGCCTGCTTTCTGCGCTGATTTGGTGCTGGTGATCGGTGAGAACGGGCTCGATCTGGCTCCCAGACTGGGTTTGCCGCCTGAGCTTTTGCTCAAGGCGGGCAACTGGCTCGGACCGCTGCTCGTGGCGGCGGCCGAGGCCGGCGTGCGCCGCCTGCTGCTGCTGGGTTATCAGGGCAAATTGATCAAGCTGGCCGGCGGCATCTTCCACACCCACCACCACCTGGCCGATGGTCGCGCTGAGGTGCTCACGGCCCTTGCGGCCTTGGCCGGGCTGGGGGGTGAGTCCTTGCAAGCCCTTCACGACGCCCCCACCGTGGAGGCGGCGCTGGGAGACCTGGCCCAGCGGGACGCTCCGCGGGCCGAGCGGCTGCGTCAGGCCATTGCGGCGGCGGTGGAGCAGCGCAGCCTGCGCTACCTGGCCCGCTACGGCCAGGAGTCGATGGTGGTTGGGGCCGTGCTGTTCGATCGCTCCCGCCAGATCTGCGGCCAGGGCCCGGTTGGCTTGGAGTTGCTCACGGCTTTACGCAGCCATGCCCGGAGCGACGCCTAG